The following are encoded in a window of Roseimaritima ulvae genomic DNA:
- a CDS encoding PP2C family protein-serine/threonine phosphatase translates to MNVLIAEDESATRMRLQRNLEKLGFQATSAANGAEAWKLFQEGDFPLVLTDWMMPEMDGLELVRKIRAAGQQQYTYVIMLTSKSEKSEIVEGMEAGADDFVTKPFDRNELRVRVRAGQRIMELEQALSLQNQRMKTDLDAAAELQASLLPSHTPDVEGVTFGWSFRPCDELAGDILGVFKLGDDRVGFYVADVSGHGVAASLLSVSISRMMDATPSPTSLLYEAAAGNGALNIRPACEVLRELNRRFQIEECGGKFFSMAYGILDPHTRKLQLASAGHPPVIRVSADRVAAPLEAEGMLIGVIDDYEFEDCEIQLDAGDRLVAYSDGVVEQLDSHDEEFSEQRLGQQLAETRSLSLQDAIAKLEASVVDWSHEGRLNDDLSILAMDLS, encoded by the coding sequence TTGAACGTACTGATTGCTGAAGACGAATCGGCGACCCGCATGCGGCTGCAGAGGAATCTGGAGAAACTGGGATTTCAGGCAACGTCCGCCGCTAACGGCGCGGAAGCATGGAAGCTGTTTCAGGAGGGCGACTTTCCCTTGGTGTTGACCGATTGGATGATGCCGGAGATGGATGGCCTGGAACTGGTGCGCAAAATCCGCGCGGCCGGTCAGCAGCAATACACCTACGTCATCATGCTGACGTCCAAGAGTGAGAAGAGCGAAATCGTGGAAGGCATGGAAGCCGGCGCGGACGATTTTGTCACCAAGCCGTTTGACCGCAATGAGCTGCGAGTGCGGGTGCGGGCCGGTCAGCGGATCATGGAGCTGGAGCAGGCGTTGTCGCTGCAGAACCAACGCATGAAGACGGACTTGGATGCCGCCGCCGAGTTGCAGGCTTCACTGCTGCCCTCGCATACGCCCGACGTCGAAGGGGTTACTTTTGGGTGGTCGTTTCGGCCCTGCGACGAATTGGCCGGAGACATTCTGGGCGTGTTCAAACTGGGCGATGATCGCGTGGGCTTTTACGTCGCGGACGTCAGCGGACACGGCGTGGCGGCGTCCTTGTTGTCGGTCAGCATCAGCCGCATGATGGACGCCACGCCTTCGCCGACGTCGCTGTTGTACGAAGCCGCAGCCGGCAACGGGGCGTTGAATATCCGCCCGGCCTGCGAGGTGCTGCGTGAGCTGAATCGGCGGTTTCAAATCGAGGAATGCGGCGGCAAGTTCTTTTCGATGGCCTACGGCATTCTCGATCCACACACCCGAAAGCTGCAACTGGCCTCGGCCGGTCATCCACCGGTGATCCGGGTATCCGCCGACCGCGTCGCCGCTCCGCTGGAAGCCGAAGGCATGTTGATCGGCGTGATCGACGATTACGAATTCGAGGACTGTGAAATCCAACTGGACGCGGGCGATCGGCTGGTCGCCTATTCCGACGGCGTCGTCGAACAACTCGACTCCCATGACGAAGAGTTCAGCGAGCAGCGACTGGGCCAGCAATTAGCGGAAACGCGCTCTCTGTCGCTGCAGGACGCGATCGCCAAACTGGAAGCGTCGGTGGTGGACTGGAGCCACGAGGGACGGCTGAACGACGACCTCTCGATCCTGGCCATGGACCTGAGCTGA
- a CDS encoding DUF6268 family outer membrane beta-barrel protein has translation MRRLFCFIVVSTLWLQSVAGGQQPLPPPPSDDVLLGDPYVRIDLEEVEVELARFKKQALQSVSLTAGGLFDTGDGDLSSSFLEASIGSGIPLGSLDNILGVTPRARIDWIDAAPSIDIPSELYQFEVQFFYRSVLNERLSTIFVFSPSIRSDLKTSDRAFRIFALGLLNWQYIPDRLTLSGGAVVLGRADLPVLPAVGLIWTPRRTVKLDLRFPRSTLFYRLAKDGRRSELWTYSCVGLGGNTWAVTRRSGETDELSTRDIRLMVGIEKRLDGGGGWFVEAGYALDRRLEYERADSQRKLSNAALLTAGWRY, from the coding sequence ATGCGTCGTTTATTTTGCTTTATTGTGGTCTCCACGCTCTGGCTGCAATCTGTTGCCGGGGGCCAACAGCCGTTGCCACCGCCGCCCAGCGATGACGTTCTGCTGGGCGACCCGTACGTGCGAATCGACCTGGAAGAAGTGGAAGTCGAACTGGCACGCTTCAAAAAACAAGCTCTACAAAGCGTTTCGCTGACCGCCGGTGGGCTGTTCGACACCGGTGATGGCGACCTGAGCAGCTCGTTCCTGGAGGCTTCGATCGGCAGCGGCATCCCGCTGGGCAGCCTGGACAACATCCTGGGCGTGACGCCTCGAGCCCGCATCGACTGGATCGACGCCGCACCATCGATCGATATTCCCAGCGAGCTGTATCAGTTTGAAGTCCAGTTTTTTTACCGCAGCGTTCTGAATGAGCGACTGTCCACAATTTTCGTATTCAGTCCTTCCATCCGCAGCGATTTGAAGACCAGCGACCGCGCGTTTCGCATCTTTGCGCTGGGGCTGTTGAATTGGCAGTATATCCCCGATCGGCTGACGTTGTCCGGGGGAGCCGTGGTATTGGGGCGAGCGGATCTGCCCGTGTTGCCTGCGGTCGGACTGATCTGGACGCCTCGTCGAACCGTCAAACTGGATTTGCGTTTTCCCCGTTCGACACTGTTTTATCGGCTGGCAAAAGATGGTCGTCGCAGTGAACTGTGGACCTACAGCTGCGTCGGCCTGGGCGGCAATACCTGGGCCGTCACCCGCCGCAGCGGTGAAACCGACGAACTGTCGACACGTGATATCCGTTTGATGGTGGGGATCGAAAAACGACTCGATGGTGGTGGCGGCTGGTTCGTCGAAGCCGGCTATGCGTTGGACCGACGCCTGGAATACGAACGCGCCGACAGCCAGCGCAAACTCAGCAATGCCGCCCTGCTGACCGCCGGCTGGCGGTACTAA
- a CDS encoding DUF7133 domain-containing protein, whose product MHRTYDSGWSAQVVVWLVVIGLALSTAGPSLGQDTTDAVAGQLDHRVWQLQVRLSEQAFLSLQPVAPQQGFGAPAPSPNQRSSTADRASVTNLFGVRFPWVQGTVDCTMAGETHTNIPCRIRYDGDFTYLMAAQSSKRPMFVELLQGHEIQGVRRFRLHTMQFDPTLMRERLAAHVFASLQATVTRTAHAELSLVVGDQQADLIGLYTVAEAVDEHFLTRHHIAETSLRMQTNGLGTIRFAGENWSAYAPMFRTHGVPSQQQQRRIMAFTRWISESSDREFAEQVDGFIDVESLLRYLAANCLTSNLTGMSTLGANDIFCLDAEGKFHIVAAQLETALGGAVLSGSPTQLADVRLLRPYAGECPLVDRLLAIDEHRERYLAIMGQARDGFFEPQPMATAITTIESASADARQREVAADEARRQTMAQAFGGNGPFAPPAAGATLDPRTFVAKRHQSITDQLAGTHQGFTPNLPNFGGFGGFGGIGGGGGGGRRTGAEAAITDAEFREQVRVPAGFEATLFARSPQVNYPVAIAAEPSGAIYVASDEQGSLGTDPDGGKVLRCVDDDHDGVMDRVTTFCRVDHVRGVVYRGGAVWVSHPPYLSVFHDEDGDGVADRRQQLVRGLTSEQLNTRGGDHTTNGVRMGIDGWLYIGDGDYGVPRAEGVDGSSVVLRGGGILRVRPDGTELELVSSGLRNPFDIAIDPQLNMFTRDNTNDGAGWDTRVSQLFPSAEYGYPRLFANFSDEIMPTLGTFGNGGGTGSLYIEDESWPPSHNHALFTGDWGRSAVFHHPLQADGATFQLTQQAFATIPRATGMDLDAQGNLYVASWWRGEASVHVGPHVGFVARVTPTAAEPRRLPDLAKASDAELVAALRSPNAVVRFHVQGELLRRGSHVVAALRTACLDRTLSINGRVAALFAVKQIQGAASHDFLRTLTTDPDIREFAIRALTDRKTQLDGLDADFFIPFLSDDSPRVRAQTLIALGRLGDTAAAKPILTLARQADSQRPDPAAPNAEQVIPHLALRALIELEAAEACLEALDTPQRTAALRALRSMHTPVVVDGLVTQLEREHAADQRLDLLVTLIRLYQRETPYDGSWWGIRPDTTGPFYDPQTWSQSPRIAEVLAAAIAAADPDTANRLLEELQRHQVELDGLPTPDSGVDDGANQPITIAAVDPSDPNQIGNLQYKEALTRTLAAQGEVTVGASLFRSHSCSACHTSAAGQQPVGPHLADIGKRYRSAELIESILQPSQKIAQGYETQSFLLDSGQIVSGFVTSESGKQIVVRDSRGVSHRIARDQIEQRSRRPTSAMPEGLVGSLAPRELASLIAYLQSL is encoded by the coding sequence GTGCATCGAACGTATGATTCAGGCTGGTCCGCCCAGGTAGTGGTTTGGCTGGTGGTGATTGGGCTGGCGTTAAGCACGGCCGGTCCAAGTCTGGGACAAGATACGACCGACGCGGTGGCCGGTCAGCTGGACCATCGCGTCTGGCAGCTGCAAGTGCGACTCAGCGAACAAGCCTTCTTGTCGCTCCAACCGGTCGCCCCGCAGCAGGGTTTTGGCGCTCCAGCTCCATCACCAAATCAACGCTCCTCGACGGCGGACCGCGCATCGGTAACCAATCTGTTTGGCGTCCGGTTTCCCTGGGTCCAGGGCACCGTGGATTGCACCATGGCCGGCGAAACCCATACCAACATTCCTTGTCGAATTCGTTATGACGGGGATTTTACTTATTTGATGGCCGCGCAAAGTTCCAAACGCCCGATGTTTGTGGAACTGCTACAAGGGCACGAAATTCAGGGCGTCCGCCGGTTTCGTTTGCATACCATGCAATTCGATCCAACGCTGATGCGGGAACGTTTGGCCGCTCACGTGTTCGCTTCGCTGCAGGCCACCGTCACCCGCACCGCGCATGCCGAGCTGAGTTTGGTGGTGGGAGACCAACAGGCCGATTTGATTGGGTTGTATACCGTTGCGGAAGCCGTCGACGAGCATTTTCTCACTCGTCACCACATTGCTGAAACGTCGTTGCGTATGCAGACCAATGGGTTGGGAACCATTCGCTTCGCCGGTGAAAATTGGTCGGCGTACGCACCAATGTTCCGTACCCACGGGGTGCCCAGCCAGCAGCAGCAGCGTCGCATCATGGCGTTTACTCGCTGGATCAGCGAATCGAGCGATCGAGAGTTTGCTGAACAGGTCGACGGCTTTATCGACGTCGAGTCGCTGCTGAGGTATCTCGCCGCCAACTGCCTGACCAGCAATCTCACGGGCATGTCGACTCTCGGCGCAAACGACATTTTTTGTCTGGACGCGGAGGGCAAATTCCACATCGTTGCCGCACAGCTGGAAACCGCGCTGGGGGGCGCGGTGCTGTCCGGCAGCCCCACACAGTTGGCGGACGTCCGGCTGCTGCGGCCCTATGCCGGTGAGTGCCCTCTGGTGGATCGGCTGCTGGCTATCGATGAGCACCGCGAGCGGTACTTGGCGATCATGGGCCAGGCCCGTGACGGGTTTTTCGAACCGCAGCCAATGGCGACCGCGATCACTACCATCGAATCCGCGTCGGCGGACGCCCGCCAGCGCGAGGTCGCGGCGGACGAGGCGCGACGGCAAACCATGGCGCAGGCCTTCGGTGGCAACGGGCCGTTCGCCCCGCCCGCGGCAGGAGCGACTTTGGATCCGCGGACCTTTGTCGCCAAACGCCATCAATCGATCACCGACCAACTGGCCGGCACGCATCAGGGCTTTACGCCCAACCTGCCAAACTTTGGTGGCTTCGGAGGTTTTGGAGGTATTGGGGGCGGCGGCGGCGGTGGTCGCCGGACGGGAGCCGAAGCCGCGATTACCGACGCCGAATTTCGTGAGCAAGTGCGAGTGCCCGCAGGCTTCGAAGCAACGCTTTTTGCTCGTTCCCCGCAAGTCAACTATCCCGTGGCCATCGCGGCCGAACCCTCTGGTGCGATCTATGTGGCCAGCGATGAGCAGGGTTCGCTGGGAACGGATCCCGATGGCGGCAAAGTGCTGCGATGCGTTGACGATGACCATGACGGTGTGATGGACCGAGTGACCACGTTCTGCCGCGTCGACCACGTCCGTGGCGTTGTCTATCGCGGTGGGGCGGTGTGGGTTTCGCATCCTCCCTACCTATCCGTCTTTCACGACGAGGACGGAGATGGCGTGGCGGACCGCAGGCAACAACTGGTGCGCGGGCTGACTTCGGAACAGCTTAATACGCGGGGCGGCGACCACACCACCAATGGAGTCCGCATGGGCATCGATGGTTGGCTGTATATCGGCGACGGGGATTACGGTGTGCCTCGGGCCGAAGGCGTCGATGGCTCGAGCGTTGTGCTTCGCGGCGGCGGCATCCTGCGTGTTCGACCGGATGGCACCGAATTGGAACTGGTTTCCAGCGGGTTGCGAAATCCCTTTGACATTGCCATCGACCCGCAACTGAACATGTTCACCCGCGACAATACCAACGACGGCGCGGGATGGGATACGCGTGTCAGTCAGCTGTTTCCAAGCGCGGAGTACGGCTATCCACGCCTGTTTGCGAATTTTTCCGACGAGATCATGCCTACCTTGGGGACGTTTGGAAACGGGGGCGGTACGGGCAGCCTGTATATCGAAGACGAGTCCTGGCCGCCGAGTCATAATCATGCCTTGTTCACCGGCGACTGGGGACGTAGTGCGGTATTCCATCATCCATTGCAAGCCGACGGAGCCACTTTTCAGCTAACCCAGCAAGCCTTTGCAACAATCCCTCGCGCCACGGGGATGGATTTAGACGCCCAGGGAAACCTGTATGTGGCCAGTTGGTGGCGTGGCGAAGCTTCGGTGCACGTGGGACCCCATGTTGGGTTTGTGGCGCGCGTGACGCCCACCGCTGCGGAACCTCGCCGTTTGCCGGATCTGGCCAAGGCCTCCGATGCCGAACTTGTTGCTGCGCTGCGTTCACCCAACGCGGTGGTACGTTTTCATGTGCAAGGGGAATTGTTGCGGCGCGGGTCCCACGTGGTCGCCGCGCTCCGAACCGCCTGCCTCGATCGCACGCTTTCCATCAACGGACGCGTGGCGGCCTTGTTCGCGGTCAAACAGATCCAGGGCGCGGCCTCCCACGACTTTTTGCGGACCCTCACCACGGACCCCGATATCCGTGAATTTGCGATTCGCGCCCTAACCGATCGCAAAACCCAACTCGATGGACTCGACGCCGATTTCTTCATCCCGTTTTTGTCCGATGACTCTCCGCGGGTGCGAGCCCAGACGTTGATCGCACTCGGCCGACTGGGCGATACGGCGGCGGCCAAACCCATCCTCACGCTGGCTCGCCAAGCCGATTCACAACGCCCCGATCCAGCCGCACCCAATGCCGAACAAGTCATTCCTCACCTGGCCTTGCGGGCGTTGATCGAACTGGAGGCCGCCGAGGCGTGCTTGGAGGCGCTCGACACGCCGCAGCGAACCGCCGCGTTGCGGGCACTGCGGTCGATGCACACGCCGGTGGTCGTCGATGGCTTGGTGACGCAACTGGAACGGGAACACGCTGCCGATCAACGTCTGGACCTGTTGGTGACCTTGATTCGGTTGTACCAGCGAGAAACACCCTACGACGGTTCGTGGTGGGGAATTCGCCCCGACACCACCGGTCCCTTCTATGATCCGCAGACCTGGTCACAGAGTCCGCGGATCGCTGAAGTGCTGGCGGCGGCCATCGCTGCGGCCGACCCCGACACCGCCAACCGCTTGCTGGAAGAACTGCAACGACATCAGGTGGAGCTTGACGGCCTGCCAACGCCAGATTCGGGAGTCGACGATGGAGCCAACCAGCCGATCACGATCGCGGCGGTGGACCCCAGCGATCCCAATCAAATCGGAAATCTGCAATACAAAGAGGCTTTGACCAGGACGCTTGCCGCCCAGGGCGAGGTGACCGTGGGGGCGTCGCTGTTTCGCTCGCACTCGTGCTCGGCCTGTCACACTTCGGCTGCCGGACAACAACCGGTGGGACCGCATTTGGCGGATATTGGCAAACGCTACCGGAGTGCCGAATTGATCGAGTCGATTCTCCAGCCCAGCCAAAAAATCGCCCAGGGTTACGAAACGCAATCTTTTCTGTTGGACTCGGGACAGATCGTCAGCGGTTTCGTGACCAGCGAATCGGGCAAACAGATCGTCGTGCGAGATAGTCGTGGCGTGTCGCATCGGATTGCGCGTGATCAGATTGAACAACGCTCGCGTCGACCTACATCCGCGATGCCGGAGGGCTTGGTCGGCAGTCTGGCCCCGCGCGAACTGGCCAGCTTGATCGCCTACCTGCAAAGCCTTTGA
- a CDS encoding RNA polymerase sigma factor, with protein MTDELIDVQRLRVGDHQAWDALYSSACRRTYRVLYHLTGAKQSVLEELNQDVWLSALQSIERLDATRGTAVDWVLGIARHKGLTYLRKHYANRVVFVGAGGDMPDLSFADDGPSPAHERAMWLRAAIESLPEHWQYVLRQKYHVGLTVQQIADQMDRTPKAIESTLSRARARLRELVSEWKDEP; from the coding sequence GTGACCGATGAGTTGATTGATGTGCAACGCCTGCGGGTGGGGGACCATCAGGCTTGGGATGCGCTGTACTCGTCGGCCTGTCGCCGAACCTACCGCGTGTTGTATCACCTGACCGGTGCCAAGCAGAGTGTTTTGGAAGAACTGAATCAGGACGTTTGGCTGTCGGCCCTGCAGTCGATCGAGCGGTTGGATGCGACGCGGGGAACGGCCGTGGATTGGGTGCTGGGAATCGCTCGCCATAAAGGCCTGACGTATCTGCGTAAACACTATGCCAATCGAGTCGTGTTTGTCGGGGCGGGTGGCGACATGCCCGATTTGAGTTTCGCGGACGATGGACCATCGCCGGCGCACGAGCGGGCCATGTGGTTGCGGGCGGCCATCGAATCGTTGCCCGAACATTGGCAGTACGTGCTGCGACAGAAATACCACGTCGGTCTGACCGTCCAACAGATCGCCGACCAAATGGACAGAACCCCCAAAGCGATTGAATCCACGCTGTCACGTGCCCGCGCGCGATTGCGTGAGTTGGTTAGCGAGTGGAAAGACGAACCATGA
- a CDS encoding baeRF3 domain-containing protein, translated as MTFATIEHPTKQQLTDLLQRERGLCVSIMMRTHERGRESTQNPIRFKNLISQAIDRVKGEHEALRDRLKQIATLEHDFTFWQHQSAGFALFVCDGFEQGFKLSFTPDESVYVGEHFLVRPLAGACCAGGRTRALALSWERARMFECDGHEAHELSNDAFPTTMDALVTARDAEEQLQFSSHGPKGGGRQSATVMYHGHGEGEDKIEADREQYLQRVGKLLSESATNAEQPLVLVATQEVAGHFNAANPLDVAEVVQVSPDGIDDEALKSRIVEASRPLVQKSAADFSERVNTALANGAAGTELNDILFAAADGRIDTLLLGDREPRRGTFDRESRTVNEDNSADTDLVNVAVRETLQAGGTVYQHAPGEATHPLAAIYRY; from the coding sequence ATGACTTTCGCTACGATTGAACATCCCACCAAACAACAGCTGACCGATTTGCTGCAGCGTGAGCGGGGACTGTGTGTTTCGATCATGATGCGGACCCACGAGCGGGGACGGGAATCCACGCAGAATCCCATCCGCTTCAAGAATCTGATTTCTCAAGCGATCGATCGGGTCAAGGGTGAGCACGAGGCGTTGCGGGACCGCCTGAAACAAATCGCCACGCTGGAACATGACTTCACATTCTGGCAGCATCAGTCGGCCGGTTTCGCGCTGTTTGTCTGTGACGGATTCGAACAAGGTTTCAAACTGAGCTTTACGCCGGACGAGTCGGTGTACGTGGGTGAACATTTTCTGGTTCGTCCGCTAGCCGGTGCGTGCTGTGCCGGTGGCCGCACCCGAGCTCTGGCCCTGTCCTGGGAACGAGCACGAATGTTTGAGTGCGACGGACACGAAGCGCATGAGCTGAGCAACGACGCCTTTCCGACCACCATGGACGCGTTGGTGACGGCTCGCGATGCCGAAGAGCAACTGCAGTTCTCCTCACACGGCCCCAAGGGCGGCGGCCGACAGAGTGCCACGGTGATGTACCACGGTCACGGCGAGGGCGAAGACAAAATTGAGGCGGATCGCGAACAGTATTTGCAGCGAGTCGGCAAGCTGCTTTCCGAATCCGCAACCAACGCCGAGCAACCGCTCGTCCTAGTCGCCACTCAGGAAGTCGCCGGACATTTCAACGCCGCCAACCCGCTGGACGTCGCGGAAGTCGTCCAGGTCAGTCCCGACGGCATCGACGACGAGGCGTTGAAATCGAGAATCGTCGAAGCGTCGCGACCACTTGTGCAAAAATCAGCGGCCGATTTCAGCGAACGCGTGAACACAGCGTTGGCTAACGGCGCCGCCGGGACGGAGCTGAACGACATCCTGTTCGCCGCGGCGGACGGACGAATCGACACGCTGCTGTTGGGAGACCGCGAGCCCCGACGCGGAACGTTCGATCGTGAATCGCGAACGGTCAATGAAGACAACTCCGCGGACACGGACTTGGTCAACGTCGCCGTGCGGGAAACGCTGCAAGCAGGCGGGACGGTGTATCAGCACGCTCCCGGTGAGGCAACCCATCCGCTGGCGGCGATCTACCGCTATTAG
- a CDS encoding response regulator: protein MTVHRILFAVVCGLLLLPTVHGQQATADLLTAEERAWLDEHPLIRIAPTPDYRPAEWFDDQGNYQGITSDYMDELERLLGIEFEVVQTDAWSENLRMLREREVDMFPIAAETDDRREYALFTEPYIHFPAVILVRHGDEHLDMEALKGQRVAVAEGYAAHRYLETEHPQLELVPVLSAREGLFAVSSGAVSAFISEYAAASYVIENEGISNVRVAGESGYVYHMGCCVRSDWPELVGILQKGLNAISPQRRKEITNRWVTPLPPPTPLYRQRGFWLVVLSTLAVIGAIIAWNRSLKRLVMQRTEELRRHRDTLEETVQQRTAELEEARIAAESASQAKGDFLANMSHEIRTPMNAIIGMSELALDTDLDREQREYLQTVLSSGEALLMLINDILDFSKIEAGKLDLDSIGFKLRDVLGDATHTLAVRAHKKGLELACHVLPEVPDYLVGDPGRLRQIVVNLIGNAVKFTEEGEVVLRVEVESQQDGSAVLHFAVSDTGIGIPDHLIDKIFGAFDQADTSTSRKFGGTGLGLSISKQLVAMMHGRIWAESTEGIGTTFHFTAKFDVQDPATIPVAAELSELQGLKVLVVDDNTTNLKILNEMLTHWGLVPTIVDSPRAAMELLAGDPSGSPYQLILSDVNMPGMDGFDFLTWVRAQPQLQKITAMMLTSSRSSGDSARAKAINVAALLTKPIKQSQLLEEIGTAIGASGALRPKSPLADDDDGSGLGPFHILLAEDHPPNQQLAVRLLERRGHSVVVANNGREAIEVLKRERFDLLLTDIQMPEMDGFAATKAIRESEADSEQHLPIIAMTAHAMKGDAQRCLDGGMDGYVSKPVRRKALYAAIEDVMQKAMAHPPANASTPPEPQSETDEPAAAENTDAPQASQHNAASEADAGSEPDASSTADAPAVAEVDVAEVLDEEELNAEYEDDEELLAEMIQSFFQLVPKLIAELETAIEQNDATTVCERAHTLKGGSGNFFAKAAFDSALALEQMGKDNNLTDAADACRQLRDDLARLETELQRCVQQQN from the coding sequence ATGACTGTTCATCGAATCCTTTTCGCAGTGGTGTGTGGCTTGCTGCTGTTGCCCACCGTGCACGGCCAGCAGGCCACCGCCGACCTACTGACGGCCGAAGAGCGGGCTTGGCTGGACGAACATCCGCTGATTCGGATCGCCCCCACGCCGGACTACCGCCCGGCCGAATGGTTCGATGACCAGGGAAACTACCAGGGCATCACGTCCGACTACATGGACGAACTGGAGCGGTTGCTGGGGATCGAGTTTGAAGTCGTACAAACCGACGCCTGGTCCGAAAACCTGCGGATGTTGCGTGAGCGAGAGGTCGACATGTTTCCGATTGCAGCGGAGACGGACGACCGACGGGAGTACGCGCTGTTCACCGAACCCTACATCCATTTCCCTGCCGTGATCCTGGTCCGCCACGGGGACGAACATCTGGACATGGAGGCGTTAAAGGGACAGCGGGTCGCGGTGGCCGAGGGCTATGCCGCCCACCGCTATTTGGAAACCGAGCACCCGCAGCTGGAACTGGTGCCCGTGCTGTCGGCTCGGGAAGGTTTGTTTGCGGTTTCTTCCGGAGCCGTGTCGGCATTCATCAGCGAATACGCGGCGGCGTCTTATGTGATCGAAAACGAGGGCATCTCCAACGTGCGAGTGGCCGGCGAATCGGGGTATGTGTATCACATGGGCTGCTGCGTCCGCAGCGACTGGCCGGAATTGGTGGGCATCTTGCAGAAGGGACTCAACGCGATCTCGCCGCAACGCCGCAAAGAGATCACCAACCGCTGGGTTACTCCCCTGCCCCCGCCCACACCGCTGTATCGCCAACGGGGATTTTGGCTGGTGGTGTTAAGCACGCTGGCCGTGATCGGGGCGATCATTGCCTGGAACCGCTCGCTCAAACGCCTCGTCATGCAACGCACCGAAGAACTGCGGCGACATCGCGACACCTTGGAAGAAACCGTTCAACAACGCACCGCTGAACTGGAAGAGGCACGTATCGCCGCCGAATCGGCCAGTCAGGCCAAAGGGGATTTTCTGGCCAACATGAGCCACGAAATCCGCACGCCCATGAACGCCATCATTGGAATGTCCGAGTTGGCACTCGATACCGACCTGGATCGCGAACAACGCGAATACCTGCAGACGGTGCTGTCGTCCGGCGAAGCCCTATTGATGTTGATCAACGACATCCTGGACTTCTCCAAGATCGAAGCCGGCAAACTGGATTTGGACAGCATCGGTTTCAAACTCCGCGATGTGCTGGGCGATGCCACGCACACCCTGGCCGTGCGAGCTCACAAGAAAGGCCTCGAACTGGCTTGCCACGTGCTGCCCGAAGTGCCCGATTATTTGGTTGGTGATCCCGGACGATTGCGGCAAATCGTGGTCAACTTGATCGGCAACGCGGTCAAATTTACCGAAGAAGGCGAGGTGGTGCTGCGAGTCGAAGTGGAGTCGCAACAAGACGGATCGGCCGTCCTGCATTTTGCCGTCTCGGATACCGGCATCGGGATCCCGGATCACTTGATCGACAAAATCTTCGGCGCCTTCGATCAAGCCGATACGTCGACGAGTCGCAAATTTGGCGGCACCGGTTTGGGACTGTCGATTTCCAAACAGCTGGTGGCCATGATGCACGGCCGCATCTGGGCCGAAAGCACCGAAGGCATCGGAACCACGTTCCACTTCACCGCCAAATTCGATGTCCAAGATCCGGCCACGATTCCGGTCGCCGCGGAACTGAGTGAGCTGCAAGGTTTGAAAGTCTTGGTGGTCGACGATAATACGACAAACCTCAAAATCCTGAACGAGATGCTGACGCACTGGGGACTGGTGCCGACCATCGTCGATAGCCCGCGAGCGGCGATGGAGTTGTTGGCCGGCGATCCATCGGGATCGCCCTACCAGTTAATTTTGTCCGACGTCAACATGCCGGGCATGGACGGGTTTGACTTCCTGACCTGGGTCCGCGCCCAACCCCAGCTGCAAAAGATCACGGCCATGATGCTGACCTCGTCGCGGAGCAGTGGCGATTCGGCGCGTGCCAAAGCGATCAACGTGGCGGCCCTGTTGACCAAGCCCATCAAACAATCGCAACTGCTGGAAGAGATCGGTACGGCGATAGGAGCCAGCGGCGCGCTGCGGCCCAAGTCGCCGCTTGCCGATGACGACGATGGCTCGGGCCTGGGACCCTTTCACATCCTGTTGGCCGAAGATCATCCGCCCAACCAACAGCTGGCCGTCCGGCTATTGGAACGACGGGGACACAGCGTGGTGGTTGCCAACAATGGTCGCGAAGCCATTGAAGTGCTCAAACGCGAGCGTTTTGACTTGTTGCTGACCGACATCCAAATGCCCGAAATGGACGGGTTTGCCGCGACCAAAGCGATCCGCGAATCGGAAGCGGACAGCGAACAACATCTGCCGATCATCGCCATGACGGCTCACGCCATGAAAGGTGATGCCCAACGTTGCCTCGATGGCGGCATGGACGGCTACGTCTCCAAACCGGTGCGACGCAAGGCGCTGTACGCCGCGATCGAAGACGTCATGCAGAAGGCGATGGCCCATCCGCCCGCCAACGCCTCCACCCCGCCCGAACCGCAAAGCGAAACCGACGAGCCCGCGGCCGCCGAGAATACCGACGCCCCACAAGCTTCCCAGCACAATGCTGCAAGTGAAGCGGATGCCGGGAGCGAACCAGATGCCAGTAGTACAGCGGATGCTCCGGCCGTCGCCGAGGTGGATGTTGCCGAAGTGCTGGACGAAGAAGAATTGAATGCGGAATACGAAGACGACGAAGAACTGCTGGCCGAAATGATTCAGTCTTTCTTTCAGCTTGTCCCCAAGTTGATCGCGGAGTTGGAGACGGCGATTGAGCAGAACGATGCGACCACCGTGTGCGAAAGAGCGCATACGCTCAAAGGTGGCAGCGGCAACTTCTTCGCCAAAGCCGCCTTTGATTCCGCGTTGGCACTGGAACAGATGGGCAAAGACAACAACTTGACCGACGCCGCCGACGCCTGCCGTCAACTTCGCGACGATCTGGCGCGTTTGGAAACTGAACTGCAACGCTGCGTCCAGCAACAAAATTAA